A single genomic interval of Electrophorus electricus isolate fEleEle1 chromosome 4, fEleEle1.pri, whole genome shotgun sequence harbors:
- the acadl gene encoding LOW QUALITY PROTEIN: long-chain specific acyl-CoA dehydrogenase, mitochondrial (The sequence of the model RefSeq protein was modified relative to this genomic sequence to represent the inferred CDS: substituted 4 bases at 4 genomic stop codons), translating into MALKLASSSHVYQRFNVSFRSAVFYGWLLRKQHTVIKETLHSKVYVVYSTVAHFIMDPPTPCVTHRACSSLPTPSNPAETVQPTLYISTVLAVTECQHTQGEAAAPVRPETSMAKTLMDIGTQCIFXEEHDFFRQNVQRFFNEEVVPYHAEWEKAGAVSRGVWEKAGSQGLLCVYTPAEHGRDLLSAAIVWEEQMYSNCSGPGFSLYSEIVMPYISHYGTQAQVELYIPQMAVGKCIGAIAMMEQGAGSDLQGVKTYARKDGCDWILNXNKVFITNGWMSDLVVVVAVMNCDAKSVAHGLSLLLVENGTKEFHKGHKLDKIGLKCTWSNFLVSRLGETNMDELLQVRDKFITGGESSQKERFIIAIMALAGSEFMFEETQNCVLQRKAFGKMVQHRLAELKTKICVGXAFIDNCLQLHSKGKLDSSTESRANYWASDLQKKVATQLHGGCGYIWXYPIAKAFVDARVQPMYGGTNEIMKELIAHTIIRHK; encoded by the exons ATGGCTCTCAAACTGGCTTCCTCATCCCATGTATATCAACGATTCAA TGTGTCCTTCAGGTCTGCTGTGTTCTACGGTTGGCTGCTGAGGAAGCAGCACACTGTTATCAAGGAGACTCTGCACTCAAAAGTTTATGTAGTCTACAGTACAGTGGCTCACTTCATCATGGACCCCCCCACACCATGTGTGACTCACAGAGCATGTTCCAGTCTGCCTACTCCAAGCAATCCTGCAGAGACTGTTCAGCCTACTTTGTACATTTCCACAGTCCTGGCTGTCACAG AATGCCAGCACACACAAGGGGAGGCTGCTGCTCCCGTTCGTCCTGAGACCTCCATGGCCAAGACATTGATGGACATCGGAACACAGTGTATTTTCTAGGAGGAGCATGACTTTTTCAGACAGAATGTACAGCGATTCTTCAATGAGGAAGTGGTGCCTTACCATGCCGA GTGGGAGAAAGCTGGTGCGGTGAGCCGAGGAGTGTGGGAGAAGGCGGGCTCACAGGGATTGTTGTGTGTCTATACTCCTGCTGAGCACGGGAGAGacctgctctctgctgccatCGTGTGGGAGGAGCA AATGTACTCTAACTGCTCTGGCCCTGGGTTCTCTCTATACTCTGAGATTGTAATGCCATACATCTCCCACTACGGCACCCAGGCTCAGGTGGAGCTTTATATTCCCCAGATGGCTGTAGGCAAATGCATTGGCGCCATTGCCATGATGGAGCAGGGTGCAGGCAG TGATCTTCAGGGAGTGAAGACTTATGCTCGAAAGGATGGCTGTGACTGGATTCTGAATTGAAATAAG gttTTTATCACCAATGGGTGGATGAGtgacctggtggtggtggttgctGTAATGAATTGCGATGCTAAATCTGTGGCACATGGCCTCAGTCTGTTGCTGGTGGAGAACGGCACCAAGGAGTTTCACAAGGGACATAAGCTCGACAAGATTGGCCTTAAA TGCACCTGGAGTAATTTCTTAGT GTCACGGCTGGGGGAAACCAACATGGATGAGCTTCTTCAGGTAAGAGACAAATTCATTACAGGTGGAGAAAGCAGTCAGAAG GAGAGATTTATTATTGCTATAATGGCCCTTGCCGGCTCTGAGTTTATGTTCGAGGAGACACAGAACTGTGTACTACAGAGGAAGGCGTTTGGTAAA ATGGTTCAGCACAGACTGGCTGAGCTGAAGACAAAGATTTGTGTTGGTTGAGCCTTCATTGACAACTGCCTGCAGCTGCACAGCAAGGGTAAACTGGATTCCAGCACGGAGTCTAGGGCCAACTACTG GGCATCAGATCTACAGAAAAAGGTGGCCACACAGCTgcacggagggtgtggctacatcTGGTAATATCCAATTGCCAA GGCTTTCGTGGATGCCCGCGTTCAGCCCATGTACGGTGGCACCAACGAGATCATGAAAGAGCTGATTGCACACACCATTATTAGACACAAGTAA
- the tnfaip8l3 gene encoding tumor necrosis factor alpha-induced protein 8-like protein 3, giving the protein MDSDSGELSEGELSPGPETFNSKNLALQAQKKILSKMATMAVANLLTDDTSSEILDELYKASREYTKSKKEAHKIIKDVIKIALKIGILYRNHQFSPEELETVERFKKKMNQAAMTVVSFYEVEYTFDRGILSELLLECRDLLHELVEHHLTTRSHGRIDHVFNHFADVEFLAELYGSNEDYRLYLRKICDGINKLLDEGVL; this is encoded by the coding sequence ggCCAGAAACCTTCAACTCCAAGAATTTGGCTCTTCAAGCCCAGAAGAAGATCCTGAGCAAGATGGCTACCATGGCAGTGGCCAACCTACTGACCGACGACACCAGCAGTGAGATCCTCGATGAGTTGTACAAGGCCAGCCGTGAATACACCAAGAGCAAGAAAGAGGCCCACAAGATCATTAAGGACGTCATCAAGATTGCACTAAAGATCGGCATCCTCTACCGCAACCACCAGTTCAGCCCGGAGGAGCTTGAGACGGTCGAGCGCTTCAAGAAGAAGATGAACCAGGCAGCCATGACGGTGGTGAGCTTCTATGAGGTGGAGTACACGTTTGACCGCGGCATCCTCTCCGAGCTGCTGCTGGAGTGTAGGGACCTTCTCCACGAACTAGTGGAGCACCACCTGACAACACGCTCACACGGCCGCATCGACCACGTCTTCAACCACTTTGCCGATGTGGAGTTTCTCGCCGAGCTGTATGGCTCCAACGAGGACTATAGACTTTACCTGAGGAAGATTTGCGATGGGATAAACAAACTCCTGGACGAGGGGGTGCTTTAG